The Barnesiella intestinihominis YIT 11860 DNA window TCATTATTTCATTCATAACCTTTTATTTATGATTGCAAAATTACTTTTTCATTGCAAAATTATACGATTCTATCAACACAATCTGTTTCAAAATCATCGTAAATACTACCCATTTTACTGATGGCAAAATATTGTATCCCGGTTACAGATGAAATTGATATGTATATCCGTGAAATTGATACCTGACAGGCTGATTATTCCCGCTATTTTTGCATTACAAATGTATTAAATACAATGAATAGGAAAAGTTATTGGTATTATCGCTTGTGCCTCATTCTGTATAAGCAGCATGTATGTCCAAAATAAGGCGGCTAATCATGTGGATTTCTACAACCGAATGGATAAGTAACCAATAATGAATAAAATAACAGACATGAAAACAGAACAAAACAACGAAATGAGCCGTCGAGGTTTTCTGAAACGGACGGCATTGGCAGGAGCGGCAATCTGTATTGCACCGACATGGGGAAAAGTAACAGCGGCAGAAAAAGTCATTACAGGCGAATCCGCAATATCGCACACCACCATTCCGTCAGGTATGGCGGCAGTCCGTACACAAAGGACATTGGGCAGCGGTAAGGCTGCATTTACCGTATCGGCAATGGGTTATGGTTGTATGGGATTGAACCATAACCGCAGTCAATATCCAAGCAAAGAAAAGGAAATAGCACTGGTACGCGAAGCCGTAGAACGTGGAGTGACGCTGTTTGACACGGCGGAAAGCTACGGTTATCACGTCAATGAAAAGTTAGTCGGGGAAGCCCTGAAAGGTTATACCGACTGAGTATTCGTATCATCGAAGTTCGGACATAAGTTCGTGAATGGTGTGCAGGTGAAAACCGAAGAAGACAGCACTCCGGCAAACATTCGCCGTGTATGCGAAAATTCCCTGCGCAATCTTGGTGTGGAAACACTCGGCATGTTCTATCAACACCGCATAGACCCGAACACACCTATCGAAGTAGTAGCAGAAACATGCAGCGAGTTGATCAAGGAGGGCAAAATTCTGCATTGGGGAATGTGCGAAGTCAATACAGACACCATTCGCCGTGCGCACAAAATCTGCCCTATTACGGCTATCCAAAGCGAGTACCACTTTATGCACCGCACGGTCGAAGAAAATGGTGTGTTGGCTCTTTGCGAGGAATTGGACATCGGCTTCGTCCCTTACAGTCCGTTGAACAGAGGTTTTCTCGGTGGTATGATTAACGAATACACGCAATTCGACACCTCCAATGACAACCGCCAAACTTTACCCCGTTTTCAACCGAAAGCCATTCGTGCCAACTATCGCATCGTAGAAGTGTTGAATGCTTTCGGACGGACAAGAGGAATCACTCCGGCACAAGTGGCATTGGCTTGGTTGATGAACAAGAAGCCGTTTATCGTCCCCATTCCCGGAACGACCAAACTCTCGCACTTGGAAGAGAACCTTCGAGCTACCGAAATCATCTTCATGCCGCAGGAAATGAAAGAATTGGAAGATACAGTAGCTGCTATTCCGATTATAGGTAGCCGATACGATGCTTTGCAGGAATCGAAAATTCAAAAATGAAACCACTATGAAGAAGATATTTATCGCATTGGGCTTGTCTATGATATTGGCGTCCTGCCGCAATAGTGGTAATGTATTGCAGATTTCCGAACAAGGCAGCTTCGCCGTGGGAGGAACGATACTTACCGACTCGTTGGGACATACTTATCATGGCGACCATGCTTATGTATTTTATCAGAAACCCGTCCACGCACGAAAATATCCGCTCGTTTTCGCCCACGGCGTAGGACAGTTTTCCAAAACGTGGGAAACCACGCCCGATGGACGAGAGGGATTTCAAAATATCTTCTTGCGACGTAGTTTCTCGACCTACCTTGTCGACCAGCCTCGGCGTGGCAATGCAGGGCGTAGTACCGAAACCGTTACCCTATCTCCTGTCTTTGATGAAGAAGAATGGTTCAACCGTTTCCGGATAGGAATATACCCCGATTATTTCAAGGGTGTACAGTTCAGCCGTGACAAAGAGACCCTTAACCAATTCTTTCGCCAAATGACACCCAATATCGGCTCGGTAGATTTCGAAGTCTATTCCGACGCCTATGCCGCCTTATTCGATAAAATAGGTCCTGCAATCTTCGTCACTCATTCACAAGGCGGTCCGGTCGGGTGGCGCACGCTACTCAAAACCGACAATATCAAGGCGATTGTGGCTTACGAGCCGGGCGGAGGTATTCCTTTCCCGAAGGGACAAGTCCCCGAAGAGGGCAAGATACTGACCCTATCGAAAAAAACGGAGGGCATAGAAGTATCTATGTCCGACTTTATGAAATATATGGAAATCCCGATAATCGTTTATTACGGCGATAATCTGCCCGAAACAAATGAACGTCCCGAACTCTACGAATGGACACGACGCCTGCACCTGATGCGGAAATGGGCAGCTTTACTCAATAAACATGGTGGCGATGTGACAGTTATACATTTACCCGAAATAGGTCTGTACGGCAACACTCATTTCCCGTTCTCCGACCTGAACAATGTGGAGGTAGCAAACCATCTATCGAAGTGGCTGCATGAGAAAGGGCTGGATTGAAACCAGCCCACCTCCAAACCATCACCCGTTTATCGATAAAAGAAGATACTTTATCCTCAAAAAAAGGGACTCTTTCTATTACTTTTTTTTCATCATCGGCTAAATGTTAAATTTGAATCGAAATTTAACGTATCGATAATGAAAAAATTAATAATATCCACCGGAGTCCCCCTGCTTCTATGCAGTACCGCTTTATGGGCACAAGAAGAAATACCCTCCACATGGACATTACAAGATTGTTTCGAATACGCCCGTGACCACAGCATCACCCTGCAACAAAACCGACTGTCCGTAGAAGAAAGCGAGGTTAACACCAAAGAGGCAAAAGCTCAACTTTTTCCTTCGTTCGACTTCTCGACCTCCCATAATTACAATAACTATCCGATGGCCGACGGCAGCCGGTCGGGCAAAAACGTCTATACGGGAACTTACGGAATCGACGCATCATGGACAATTTTCGATGGGAAACGGCGAAACACGATTAAAGCCAACCGAATACAAGAGAAGCAACAACAATACGCATTCAAAGAAACACTCGATAATTTGCAAATAGAAATCCTCACCGACTACCTCCAAATACTCTATGCCGAGGAAGCCGTGAACATTTGCAAACAGACCGTAGAAGTTTCCCTTCGCCAAGTAGAACGATCTCGCGAATTACTGGCTGCCGGTTCTATTTCCAAAAGCGATTTGGCCCAGCTCGAAGCCCAATACAGTAACGACAAATACCAATTAGTCACAGCCGAA harbors:
- a CDS encoding alpha/beta hydrolase codes for the protein MKKIFIALGLSMILASCRNSGNVLQISEQGSFAVGGTILTDSLGHTYHGDHAYVFYQKPVHARKYPLVFAHGVGQFSKTWETTPDGREGFQNIFLRRSFSTYLVDQPRRGNAGRSTETVTLSPVFDEEEWFNRFRIGIYPDYFKGVQFSRDKETLNQFFRQMTPNIGSVDFEVYSDAYAALFDKIGPAIFVTHSQGGPVGWRTLLKTDNIKAIVAYEPGGGIPFPKGQVPEEGKILTLSKKTEGIEVSMSDFMKYMEIPIIVYYGDNLPETNERPELYEWTRRLHLMRKWAALLNKHGGDVTVIHLPEIGLYGNTHFPFSDLNNVEVANHLSKWLHEKGLD